The DNA segment CGTAGTCGCAGGTAAACCCCGGTCGTTGGGCGTATGAAAGCCATGCTAATATGACAAGCGAAATGCAGATTTCCCCAGACACTTATGTCGCCCTGCTTTCAATGCACAATTGGGCGTTGCTAAGCGATTGGTTGACTGAGACCAAAGAGTTGTTTGTAGATGTGGATTTGCCTCACAGTGGCGGAAACCATAAGCTCTATATCGTCAAGTCACTGCGCGAATTGCATCGGATTCTGGCTGAACAAACCTGGCGGAAATTCGCCTGGTGATATTTCGCGAAAGGCAATATCCCATTCGCGGAACCGTGGACGAAGCATTTATCGAACGTGCGCTGGAGACCGTGCCCGATGGGCAACGCTATAGCATCGTAAAGCTTGGAGAATATCCGGCTATGTGTGAGTGGCTAAACGAAGGAAAAACACACGCGGAGCTAAAAGAACAATTCGGCAACCTGATCGGCGAGCACGTTGGAACTGGTCCGGAGCCATTTGAAAACGTGAACTTGAGGTCGCAGGACGCATACACTCGCGTATTCTCGATGAGTGTGGTAAGAATCAAAACTACTACGAAGCCTTTGCGAAAGGCCAGAAGAGTACAGTCATGTCGCACAGGAGTGGAAAGAATCCTGGCAAATCTCACAACAGGATCTGCGAAGGCTGGGACCATGATGGAACCTCGCTACGCTTACGCTGATGAGAGCGGTGATCCCAACCACGGCGATCGGCACTGGTTCGATGTGATCTCCGCGCAGATAGTCGTACTTTGGCATGAACGCTTCGAGCAGGGCGGGAAGAAAAAAAACTCTCCCGACTAGCCCTTTCGGGCAAGCCGCCCATGGAGGGCGACGATTCGTCGAGAGAGATAAACGGCGTTACCGTTTTGTTATAATGGAGTATACATGGTTCTTCCCTTGTTGACAAATCGTGAATTGGTGTTACCATGACCATCCACCCCTACTCCGAAGATCATCTTGTCGAGCAGCCCGCCATCGAGCTTTTTGCCGCGCTCGGCGGGATGGCGTTCATTGGGGACTGAAGCCTACCATGAGTTCCACATCGCCCATCTGGCAACCCCGTTACACGCTCACGCCCGCGATTACGCGGGCTGATGACGATCGAGTCGGCGCGCACGGTGGTGGAGACGACGCCGCTGCCGCCCGGCGGTTGAAGCTGAACTGCGGCGCCGGGCGCGGTGCGCTCCGCTCACTATTCCGCGCATCGAGGGGAATCGCCTCACGCTCGCCCAGGCCGAGGCGGTGGTTGCCTCCAGCAAGGCGCAGTTCCACGGACGCGAACGAGATGTGCGCGAGGTGCGGAATTACTGGAACGCGTTGCTGCGCGCCGAGGAGTGGGCCGCAACGAAGGCGCCGCTCACCGAAGAGATGATCCGCCGGATGCACGCCCTGGTCGAAACGGGGCCGCGCGCCCGTCCGACCCCCTATCGCGACGGACAGAATGTCATTCGCGAATCCGGTTCGGAATGCCATCGTGTATCTGCCGCCTGAGGCCACGGATGCCCGGACTGATGGCGGCCCTGGTCGGTTGGTTCAAATCCGCCGAGAAAGAACAGCTTCCGGCGCCCGTTGCCGCCGGCTTGATGCACTATCAGTTTGTGACCATCCATCCCTATTATGACGGGAACGGACGCACCGCCCGCCTGTTGGCGACATTGATTCTCAGCCGGGCAGGATACGGGCTGAACGGGTTCCTTTCTCTGGAGGAGCATCACGCCAGGGATTTGGAGGCCTATTACCATTCGCTGGCGGTCCATCCACACCACAACTATTACGAAGGCCGGGCAGAGGCGGATCTGACCCCCTGGCTGGAATACTTTGTCCTCACGGTGGCGACCGTCTTTTCGACGGTTAGAGAGGAGTTATCGGTTATCGGCAATTTATCGGCAACAATGCCGCACGAGGCATCATGACCACCTACCCCTGCAGCGAAAAACGCCTGGTCGAGCAGCCCGCTATCGGGTTGTTTGCCGCGCTCAGTAAGTTCAACCCGCACTGCCGCCGGCGGCATTGCCGCCGCCATCAACAAGCTTGACCCGCAACCTGCTGCTGCCGCGTCTGCAGCCGGAGAAAATAGGTTTCGTAAAGCCTATGTGGATCTGGATACTGATCGGCCTGGTCGGGG comes from the Candidatus Amarolinea dominans genome and includes:
- a CDS encoding Fic family protein, which produces MPGLMAALVGWFKSAEKEQLPAPVAAGLMHYQFVTIHPYYDGNGRTARLLATLILSRAGYGLNGFLSLEEHHARDLEAYYHSLAVHPHHNYYEGRAEADLTPWLEYFVLTVATVFSTVREELSVIGNLSATMPHEAS